The genomic stretch GTTTATTTCTAACATGATGTGATGTGAATAAATCCTTTAAATAATAACTAATTAATAAAACAAAAACAATATAATTTTTACACTTTAATAAAACTTTATCTGTCGTTGTTTTAATCATAATTTTATTGATTTAGTTAATAGACATCTAGGATTATTCCCAAGAATAGGGTTAAAACAGTTATTCTATCACTGTTAAATAAAGATGTCTAATATAAAAGCTGAAAATATTTTTGTCAGTAATATATATTCTTGACTGTTAGAAAAATCATGTTCATTAATTAATGATAAACACCAATAATTTTATTTATAAATTTAAAATTTATTGCGAAGAATCAGCAATGATTTTGTAGTGATAATAGAAAATAGTGATAGGAATATAAATAAATATATTCTAAAAGTTTAGATACTTTTTAAAATCATAATTTTTAAATACTTGTAAGTAAAAAATCTTTAAAAAATATTACTTTTTAAAATCATGAAAATAATTAAATCTGTTTTTGTTTTGAGTTCTATTCTGGTAATAGGTCAAGCGATACCTGTTAATGCACAGTCGATAAACAATTGTTTTACTCAAGCTAAAGATAGTAATAATCCAATGGAAGAACTTACTGCTTTAGGCCGAGCTGTACATTTAGCTCGTCAGACTGGAGAAGCAACGAATGGGGGATTGACACAATATCGAGCTGAAGCATCGATGTTCGGTTCAATAGATCAAGTGAATTGCGTAGTTAGTGATAATAACACATGGACTTTTACTTTTAAAGGTTCTACTCCGTATTCCAATATTCCTACCCTTGAAACAGCTATCCGGGTTAATCATCAAACTTGGGAAACCTTTGTGGATAGTAATACTCGTATTTATTAAAAATTTAGAATATCAGTAGATGGAAAAATTGATAAGTAGGAGTCGGAATCAAGCTTAGAACTTTAATTAGAGAACGATCTGATCTTAGTTCTTTTTGATTTATCTTGGGATGTCTAATGGTTCTAATTTATTGAGAGAATAGGATTCTTTCGGTTTTAGATAGAGATTTTCTAAGACAACTCCGGCACCTGCAACCCAAGGGGGTGCAATTAAAGCTCCAAGAATGCCTAATACTTGCACTCCTCCTAATACAGCTAATAATTGATATAGAGGTTGTACTTTAACACTAGAACCTACTAATAAGGGATCTAATACATAAGTTTCTATGTTTTGAATGATCACAAATAGTAATAATACCCACCAAAACGTCCATCCACTTTGTGCAATCGCCACAATTAGAGCGGGAATGGAACCTAAAACGGGGCCAAAAAATGGTATTAAGTTAGTAAAACCGGCAATTACGCCTAAACCCAAAGCAAATTCTGTAATACCAATAAATTTTAAGCCGATGGTGATGGCTATTCCCAAAATTAGGGATACTAAAATTCTACCTTGAATATATTTTCCCATACGATCGCTAACTAGGGGAAACTGATTTTCTAGGCGAATATCCCAGGGGGTAGGGAATAAACTAACAAAATCCTTGATTAATTTATTTGAACCTGCCAACATATATCCAGAAAAGATGATAGAAAGAATAACATTTAAAGCACCCCCAACAATACCTTTTGTTAGTCCTAGAGAACTAACAATCAATTTTTGACTCCATTTTACACCCCATGCGGTTAAACCCTGTAAATCTAACCATTGATCAATTAAGTTTAAGGCTTTTGGCTCAGTAATACCAAAACGAATGATCAAAGATTGAGTTAAGGTGGTGATTATGTCTAAATAGGTTGGTAATTTTTGTAATAATCGCTGAATTTGAGTTATTACTGTCGGCCCGATAATTAAACCTGCCACGGTAATCAGTAAAATAATTAGTAAATAGGCTAAAATTACTCCCAACCATCGAGGAATCCTAATTTTTTCGCCGTAATCAACAATCGGAGCTAAAGTTGCGGCTAAGACGGCAGAAATCATTAAAATGACTAATAACCCTCTTAGTTGCCATAACAAAATAATTGATAATACCGTTACAGTAACCACAGCAATACTACTGATAGAAATAGAAGTCGATCGAGTTAATTTGTTCATGTATTTTTACTATTTCACTTAAATCAGACCAAGAAAAATCCCTAATCTTCCAGTGGTGAACTACATAAATAAAACGGATGTTTTAAATTCTCGTAACCACTTAAAACTAAGGGTTTTTAATTCTAAATT from Geminocystis sp. NIES-3709 encodes the following:
- a CDS encoding AI-2E family transporter; this translates as MNKLTRSTSISISSIAVVTVTVLSIILLWQLRGLLVILMISAVLAATLAPIVDYGEKIRIPRWLGVILAYLLIILLITVAGLIIGPTVITQIQRLLQKLPTYLDIITTLTQSLIIRFGITEPKALNLIDQWLDLQGLTAWGVKWSQKLIVSSLGLTKGIVGGALNVILSIIFSGYMLAGSNKLIKDFVSLFPTPWDIRLENQFPLVSDRMGKYIQGRILVSLILGIAITIGLKFIGITEFALGLGVIAGFTNLIPFFGPVLGSIPALIVAIAQSGWTFWWVLLLFVIIQNIETYVLDPLLVGSSVKVQPLYQLLAVLGGVQVLGILGALIAPPWVAGAGVVLENLYLKPKESYSLNKLEPLDIPR